One Bufo gargarizans isolate SCDJY-AF-19 chromosome 4, ASM1485885v1, whole genome shotgun sequence DNA window includes the following coding sequences:
- the ARL14 gene encoding ADP-ribosylation factor-like protein 14, translating into MGLSSSFHSKVKQARILLLGLDAAGKSTILYKFKFKGSFSTIPTVGFNVEMMQTEKHLQLTIWDVGGQEKLRSFWCYYFENTDGLVYVVDSTNKKTMDESKKQFQLILQNELIKNVPVVVLANKQDLPGALNADEITRKFNMKKYCCDRDWFVQPCCAITGQGLTEGFNKVTEFVKRSKEEALIFTKQNVTLKTSRKV; encoded by the coding sequence ATGGGCTTATCAAGTTCTTTTCACTCCAAGGTGAAACAAGCCAGGATTCTGCTCCTTGGCTTGGACGCAGCAGGGAAATCTACTATTCTGTATAAATTCAAATTTAAGGGGTCCTTTTCAACCATTCCAACAGTTGGATTTAATGTGGAGATGATGCAAACTGAGAAGCACCTGCAATTAACCATATGGGACGTTGGAGGACAGGAGAAGCTGAGATCCTTCTGGTGCTACTACTTTGAAAACACAGACGGCTTGGTCTATGTGGTGGACAGCACCAACAAAAAAACAATGGATGAATCAAAGAAACAGTTCCAGCTCATCCTCCAGAATGAGTTAATAAAAAATGTTCCAGTGGTCGTACTGGCAAACAAGCAAGACCTGCCTGGAGCTCTTAATGCAGATGAAATTACGCGAAAATTTAACATGAAGAAGTACTGCTGTGACCGAGACTGGTTTGTCCAACCATGTTGTGCCATTACCGGGCAGGGACTAACTGAAGGTTTCAACAAAGTGACTGAATTTGTGAAGAGATCTAAAGAAGAAGCTCTAATTTTCACCAAGCAGAATGTAACACTTAAAACTTCTCGGAAAGTATGA